The nucleotide window GATAGAGGGAATCAGTTTGTGTTGCATAATAAGTTGTACAACGGGTAATACCTGGGGttgcagacacacacacaaaatgtgAAGAGAGTGTGACTCGTACAGTAACTGGACAACACTAGAGGACAATCAGACCTGAGGGAAGGGACGCACAGATTAGGACCAAATATATGTATAATAAATATAAGCAAATATTACCCGAATCAGTAATGATAGACAAATATCAAATGGGGGCCGAGAAAGGCAGATAAATTCCGGAGCCGAGATGGCGACTGGACACAAATCAGTATTTAGCACGGGTACACAGAATACAACTTATAATGCAACACAAACTGATTCCCTCTATCTTTCTAGAAACCGCACATTTATCTCCCACACCTGGTTTCTCATCAtctcatattgaatacaacaTTCATTCATGCAAAACCTACAGCCAGGTTACGAGGAATTTCATGCAAGGTTCCATCAGTAGGAACatttggtccttcgaaccggaggtGACCACCTCCGAGATCTCTTTTCTGGATATCCAGTCATTCAAGAATCCAGCCGTCCGAGTCCTCTCTTATTGGCCGTTGTCTCAATTCAAGGATCCAGCCAGCCGAGCCCTCTCTTACTGGCCGCCGTCTCAGTTTAAGAATCCAGCCAGTCGAGCCCTCTTACTGGCAGTTATATCCAGACTAGTTCCGTCTTACTTCTCTTCACCTTCACTACACGTCGGTGCGTCCAGTTATCGTTTCTTCAAGCCCGAGCTTCATATTCAAAGATCGTCTCCATCATGGCCAAAAATGTCAAGCCAGGATtagatgaagatgaagattaCGATGAAGATCACACCATGGAGCTAGCTAATATGAAGGCGAAGAGAAAGACCCTGCGTCGTCAAATCACGGTGACGAACAGACAGGTTGAGACCCTGACTAATTACAGAGGCTCACGAGGAGCCATTCAAGGCTTATTACTTCATCTCAACGACTTAATACTCCGAACTTCACAGCTTCAGACCGACATCTCCACCCTAGAAGATGACGAGGAAGAAGCCGAAAGACAAGACGCCAATCACTTGATTTACGTCACGCGTGTTGGTGAATTAGCCGCCGACGCCCAAGATTATATAAAGAGCAGAGATGGAGAAGCAGCGTCCATTGTTGGATCGAACGTCATTCCGGGTCAAGACCCTCCTTTACCTCCCGTTTCTCCGTCTGAAATCCTCCGGCGAGAGCAAGCCCGTCAAGACGAGATTGCAGCCACTCGACTGAGAGCTGAGAGAGCCCGTGAACAAGCGGTAAGGACCCGCCAGCAAGCAGATCGAGCATGGGAGGAAGCTGACACAGCCCAAGCCGCTCTTAGGCTACTCGGTGTCGAACTTTATGGAAGACCGGCACCACCAGATGATGATCATTTCACTTCCGTCAGTCAACAGATCGACAACACCACTCCACAAGCGAAAGCGTTGTTGGACCAACAGCGTCAGAAGAATTCCGACAGCAATCCAGAAACTCCTGACACCTGGATTGACCTGTATAGTACTGGGCGTCTAACACCTGTTGTCACTGCTCGCAGTACACGCTCATCAGTATCGGCAGAATTAGAACCTTTCGACGGAAAGGCTTTAGAATGGTTCTCCTGGATCGATTTGTTTCGTGCATTGGTACACGATACACCCAAGTCCCCCGGAGAGAAATTAGCCCTTTTGAAGAGATTTCTCCGTGGAGACTGTTTGGACCTAGTATACGGTCTAGGAGGTGGAGAGGCGGCTTATATCGAGGCCCTGGTTCGTCTGAAGCAGACATGTGGCCGTCGAGACGTCATGAGAGCGGCACATCACCAGGCCATCCAGAGGTTGGAGACGAAGCAAGACCCAGCGTCATTCAAGAGATTTGCCGAACGTATCCGCACTCATTTGTTCGACCTTAGCCGGATCGGAGAGACGGGGACGACGGATTTGATTGAGAAGATTTGTCTTAAACTACATCTACACGATCGGTTGGCTTGGAATGAAGACAGACGGGGACGGATCGAAGATCGAAACCTGAACACCTTCGGAAGGTGGCTGTGTTCCCGTGCCTCCGCGTATCAGAACGCTTTCAGCATTGCAGCCGACCAAGTCAATCCGGCTTCGTCCAAACCGACCAATCAACGACGCCAAGCCTGGACCAATCAAAGTTCAGCAAAGATGGCAggtgaaaagaaacaagttgCTTTTCAGTTCTCTGGAAAACCATTCTGTTTTAAGTGCGAGAAAGGGCACAGGTTACCAGATTGTGAGGATTTTAAGTTACTCTCCGTTGGGGAGCGTCTTACTTTCTGCATGCGTCGGCGTCTTTGCTTCAGTTGCTTCTCAACTAAACATTCAGTTCACGAATGTGACAGGCGAAGACCATGTAAACACTCTGGTTGCGGTTATTATCATCACCCGCTGTTACACACTGCTGCCAAGGAAACACCGCGGACAGAAACCGAAGAAAGAGCTCGACCAACAATCGCAAGAATTGGAGCCCCTCGAAAGGTCACCATGGGTATGCTGCGTCTCCCAGTGATGGCCGAAGACGGAAGTTGGGTGTCGGCAAATATCTTCTTCGACGAAGGTAGTGATTCGACTTTAATGCGAAGTGCATTCGCTACAGCCCTGAAACTTCGTGGTCCACGTCAGATCTTAGCTGTGGACGGAGCTGGCGGAATAATTAATCGATACCCATCAACCAGGGTCCAGTTTCGAGTTCGAGCGGTGAATGGTAATATCTTCTCTCTAGAAGGATCTACCATGAAAACGGTGGCCAGCCCTACTCCTATCACCGACTGGAACAAGGAGAAGTATCATTGGTCCCATCTTAAAAACCTTCTGCTCGGCGAAACAGGAGGAAAGGTTGACGTCTTGATTGGGCTAGATTATGCCCATCTGCTGGCCGTCCGAGATTCAAGAGTTGGCGAAGAAAAGGAACCTATCGCCTCCAAAACCGCCTTCGGATGGGTCGTCCCTAGTAGAACATGATATCTTACAGACATCTATCTGATATCATAACATCTATTAATAAGATATCTGTAGATATCAATGGGCTGTCTATGCAATGACGAAATGTCATGGCTACAACATATCTTTCCAAGATATTTTAAACATATCTTTCcaagatatttttaaaatatcttgtAAAACATATTCTATAGACTTTTtgcaaaattaataaaattgaAACAGAGCAAATTTAACttgtttacaaaaaaaaatatattcctTGTATAGACTTGCTGAGAGACAGCTACAAAAAAGATCACACATTACAACGCGAACGAAAAAGGATTTATCCACAAATTTTCTTAATGTAAATGTCTATGTTGAACATGAGTGATGATGATCTTGAGATCGAAGCCTGATGCATGTTGATCATTGTCTTCTATATaccgaaaaaaaagatagCATTATAATATATTTATCAAAAACAATATATTAATTACCTTTTTAATTGGAATCACAAGCATCATTTGCCTGCTGTGCGTTGATTTCTGCCGAACAGAACCGAGATTTTGCATTGCGCAGATGAAGTTTGGTTTCTCGAATGAAAGATTCGTGTTCCATTTccaaaaaacttttgtttgaaCGAATACCATCtaaatattttaaatgatATGAAGTTCAATtctaaaattttattaattttaccTTCAACTGCCTTCGTGATAGTGCACGAGCTGATTCCTGTTTTTCCTGATCCATTGTTGACTCTTCTATCTCGTCTACCTAACCAATTTACATCCTTTGAAAGTGAATCGGAAAAAACAGTGTTCCAAGCTCTTCTGACGTAGTCACTCTCGCTGTTTTTGGAATTCTTCTTACCCAAAAGACGAATACGGGATACCTGAGCGTTAAAATATAAAGCTTTGATATTTTATAAATTGattaatttgttattattcTTACGAGCTTCTTGTAAATGTTCTTATCTGTTGTTAatactttttcaaaagaatGTAATTGCTCTAAACTCTTCAAAGGAAGAGAATCGATGTCTTCCTGAATTTCCGCAGCTTCATCGTCACTTACTGGCTTGATAGATTTCTCGGTCACATTTAATTTATCATTGATTTTTGCTAACGCTGAGATGAAATGTTCGTTTCCAGAAGCCCCTTTCACTGTAAAAAtgatataataatataaataaatacatttaGATTAAAATGTTACCACGACTAGTTTTCTCCAGAACGCCAACAAGAGAATCTTCAATATCAGGCATAATAGGAAGGTTTGTTTTCATAGATGGGTGTCGATATATCTGTTGCACTGCCCCACTGTTTCCAGATTGGCATAGGTCAGGTGACGGAGATGGTGTAGGAATCGGATAAGAGGAATATTCTGCAGAACTCGATGTGCCTCTATTGCTATCAGCGACTAAAAACAAAGATAAATATGATAAAACACCATATAGTAATTAAATACTGAATTAAGATGTAGCTGTTAAGTCTTATTTTGGACACTGCTTGTTATTAATATTTACCAATATGCTTGCTTCCAAGTTCACATAGCACAGACGAAGGAGATTGTATAGGCGGCAACGAATAAAAAGAATTCATTTGCTGAGAATTTCCGTTCCAATACGGTGGCATACCCCAATTGTAATGACCACCAGCATTTTGATATGAGAACGGATGTAAATTTTCTGAAATGAAGtacaaaatatgaaaactgTAAAGAAAACTGACGAAGGTTAAACAgaatatgaaataaaaatgcttTTCGCTGCGATAGTACCAAAGTGCTGTGTTCCGTATGAATCGTCTGCTACCGCAGTATCTAAGCGACAGATGGTGCCTTCTagcaaacacaaaagaaaaaattattttacaattaattgaaaaaaaagtccaTTACCAGGCTGCGTAGGTGGCTGAATTGTAAGATCTACATTGCACGATGAACCTTCTTCAGAAGTAGAGAGATGTATAGTGCTAGCATTGACTAAATTATATTAAAAGATGTTAATGCATATTTGgcattaataataataataaattaaatttttgtttaccaGGTTTCAATTGCTGTACATTACTTGCTTTCTCTTCACAAACTTCTTTGCGTTGCACTTCTTTGAGGGTTTTTCCTTTGGAGACACGTAGTCCAGCTGGTGGTTTAGGGAGAAAAGATGTAGGCCTAACAATGCTGGGTTTCTTGGAGACCTGCTTTTCTAGTCGATTGACTTCCCAATTCTTCTTCACTTTCAACTTCCGTTATAGATTCACCTGGCAAGTTCAactttctcattttcttttcccgttGGCCTCTGCCTGTattaaaatcatttaaaatggGAAGACCAGATTCTACTCGTGGAAGGTTACTCCTAGCTTCATCATGTGCCTAAACggcaataaaacaaaagtaatCAGCCCATTACATTTCATTTAACATTGGGAAGTTAgtaaaataagaataatacaACGTACCAAAAGTTCCCAATATTTTGTAACATGGATGACTGTCCCATTTCTTCACATCGGGTGGCATCCCAACCTTTAAAAGTTGGGTTTTGTATACAACCGAGTAAGATTTGTCTGGTAAATACAGAAAATCGTTTTCTATCCAATTTTCGGCAGCCACAAATATCCAGTTACCTTTTCGGGTAATATTTTTGGAATTTCCACTATCAAATGAGACATTGAAAGGTTTCGTTCTCGTCGAGAGCAGAAGACCTAGCGACCACGCTTCGCAAACATATACAGTACCCTCCCAAAATAATCAACACTTCCCCGTTTTTCGCCCTTTATAACATGGGCTTTTATGGAGAAACGTCtccttagtttttatttttttactcattTCCCCTTagagttaaatttaaaaaaaaaattcagcttACTCATTGATGAGTTTGCTTTAGAATGATGTGTGGCGCAATAATATAACGGTAATCCCCTGAACGGTTTTTATGCGTTCAGGTGTTgataatttttcccttttccccgGTTTGCGCCGCCATTAATTTAGTACTGGTTACCccaaaaaaaccctttttttattttattcatagcTGTTTAACGGAGAATCACACTAACTTCTAGTTTGATTCGTCGTCAATCAGcgtaagttaaatt belongs to Daphnia magna isolate NIES linkage group LG1, ASM2063170v1.1, whole genome shotgun sequence and includes:
- the LOC123469707 gene encoding uncharacterized protein LOC123469707 isoform X3 — encoded protein: MPPYWNGNSQQMNSFYSLPPIQSPSSVLCELGSKHIVADSNRGTSSSAEYSSYPIPTPSPSPDLCQSGNSGAVQQIYRHPSMKTNLPIMPDIEDSLVGVLEKTSRVKGASGNEHFISALAKINDKLNVTEKSIKPVSDDEAAEIQEDIDSLPLKSLEQLHSFEKVLTTDKNIYKKLVSRIRLLGKKNSKNSESDYVRRAWNTVFSDSLSKDVNWLGRRDRRVNNGSGKTGISSCTITKAVEDGIRSNKSFLEMEHESFIRETKLHLRNAKSRFCSAEINAQQANDACDSN
- the LOC123469707 gene encoding uncharacterized protein LOC123469707 isoform X2, whose amino-acid sequence is MPPYWNGNSQQMNSFYSLPPIQSPSSVLCELGSKHIVADSNRGTSSSAEYSSYPIPTPSPSPDLCQSGNSGAVQQIYRHPSMKTNLPIMPDIEDSLVGVLEKTSLKGASGNEHFISALAKINDKLNVTEKSIKPVSDDEAAEIQEDIDSLPLKSLEQLHSFEKVLTTDKNIYKKLVSRIRLLGKKNSKNSESDYVRRAWNTVFSDSLSKDVNWLGRRDRRVNNGSGKTGISSCTITKAVEVFWKWNTNLSFEKPNFICAMQNLGSVRQKSTHSRQMMLVIPIKKKTMINMHQASISRSSSLMFNIDIYIKKICG
- the LOC123469707 gene encoding uncharacterized protein LOC123469707 isoform X1; its protein translation is MPPYWNGNSQQMNSFYSLPPIQSPSSVLCELGSKHIVADSNRGTSSSAEYSSYPIPTPSPSPDLCQSGNSGAVQQIYRHPSMKTNLPIMPDIEDSLVGVLEKTSRVKGASGNEHFISALAKINDKLNVTEKSIKPVSDDEAAEIQEDIDSLPLKSLEQLHSFEKVLTTDKNIYKKLVSRIRLLGKKNSKNSESDYVRRAWNTVFSDSLSKDVNWLGRRDRRVNNGSGKTGISSCTITKAVEVFWKWNTNLSFEKPNFICAMQNLGSVRQKSTHSRQMMLVIPIKKKTMINMHQASISRSSSLMFNIDIYIKKICG
- the LOC123473813 gene encoding uncharacterized protein LOC123473813, producing MAKNVKPGLDEDEDYDEDHTMELANMKAKRKTLRRQITVTNRQVETLTNYRGSRGAIQGLLLHLNDLILRTSQLQTDISTLEDDEEEAERQDANHLIYVTRVGELAADAQDYIKSRDGEAASIVGSNVIPGQDPPLPPVSPSEILRREQARQDEIAATRLRAERAREQAVRTRQQADRAWEEADTAQAALRLLGVELYGRPAPPDDDHFTSVSQQIDNTTPQAKALLDQQRQKNSDSNPETPDTWIDLYSTGRLTPVVTARSTRSSVSAELEPFDGKALEWFSWIDLFRALVHDTPKSPGEKLALLKRFLRGDCLDLVYGLGGGEAAYIEALVRLKQTCGRRDVMRAAHHQAIQRLETKQDPASFKRFAERIRTHLFDLSRIGETGTTDLIEKICLKLHLHDRLAWNEDRRGRIEDRNLNTFGRWLCSRASAYQNAFSIAADQVNPASSKPTNQRRQAWTNQSSAKMAGEKKQVAFQFSGKPFCFKCEKGHRLPDCEDFKLLSVGERLTFCMRRRLCFSCFSTKHSVHECDRRRPCKHSGCGYYHHPLLHTAAKETPRTETEERARPTIARIGAPRKVTMGMLRLPVMAEDGSWVSANIFFDEGSDSTLMRSAFATALKLRGPRQILAVDGAGGIINRYPSTRVQFRVRAVNGNIFSLEGSTMKTVASPTPITDWNKEKYHWSHLKNLLLGETGGKVDVLIGLDYAHLLAVRDSRVGEEKEPIASKTAFGWVVPSRT